In the genome of Desulfatiglans sp., one region contains:
- a CDS encoding RnfABCDGE type electron transport complex subunit A, whose product MGDYFLLAISCIFVNNILLAQYLGNCPFLGVSKKMETATGMAMAVIFVLVLAGSITWAISHFILKPFDLEYLQTLSFILVIASLVSFVELFLKKSIPALYSGLGIFLPLITTNCAVMGVCLINIKEDYSFLQTLVSSFTYPAGFGLALVLYAGLRERILLARVPKPLQDTAIGLVGAGMMSLAFMAFKGMA is encoded by the coding sequence ATGGGTGATTATTTTTTACTGGCAATAAGCTGCATATTTGTAAATAACATACTTCTGGCCCAGTACCTTGGTAACTGTCCCTTTCTTGGTGTTTCAAAAAAGATGGAAACAGCAACAGGAATGGCAATGGCTGTTATTTTTGTGCTGGTGTTGGCCGGGTCAATTACCTGGGCCATCAGCCATTTTATCCTTAAACCTTTTGACCTGGAATATCTTCAGACATTATCATTTATCCTGGTTATTGCATCCCTTGTATCCTTTGTTGAGCTGTTTTTAAAGAAATCCATTCCTGCCCTCTATTCAGGTCTGGGTATATTCCTGCCTCTTATCACAACCAACTGTGCGGTAATGGGTGTATGCCTTATCAACATTAAAGAAGATTACAGCTTTCTTCAGACCCTGGTCTCATCCTTTACATACCCTGCGGGTTTCGGGCTTGCGCTTGTCCTCTATGCGGGCCTTCGTGAACGTATTCTGCTTGCAAGGGTACCAAAACCCCTGCAGGATACCGCCATAGGTCTTGTAGGGGCAGGCATGATGTCACTTGCCTTTATGGCCTTCAAGGGGATGGCATAG
- a CDS encoding electron transport complex subunit E: protein MAKSFVQEFTKGLWAEIPPFRLVLGLCPTLALTKSLENGIGMGVAFTFVLILSNILISMLRNVIPKQVRLSCYIIVIATFVTIVELLMQAYAFPLYQKLGIFIPLIVVNCIVLGRAEAFAAKNRVMLSIADALGMGIGYTLALGALAAFREIFGAGTLTFPFINYSIHNVLGASYKPFVFLVEAPGAFVCLGLMLCVMNMLGRK from the coding sequence ATGGCAAAGAGTTTTGTTCAGGAGTTTACAAAGGGTTTATGGGCGGAGATCCCCCCATTCAGGCTTGTGTTAGGGTTGTGTCCTACCCTTGCGCTTACAAAAAGCCTTGAAAACGGGATAGGCATGGGGGTTGCCTTTACCTTTGTCCTGATCCTCTCAAATATTCTTATTTCCATGCTCAGGAATGTGATCCCCAAACAGGTAAGGCTTTCATGCTACATAATAGTCATTGCAACATTTGTTACTATTGTTGAACTGCTTATGCAGGCATATGCATTTCCTCTCTATCAAAAACTGGGTATTTTTATACCTCTTATTGTTGTTAACTGCATAGTCCTGGGAAGGGCAGAGGCATTTGCAGCAAAGAACAGGGTTATGCTCTCTATAGCTGACGCGCTTGGCATGGGTATCGGTTATACACTGGCCCTTGGTGCACTCGCTGCCTTCAGGGAGATCTTCGGTGCAGGGACCTTGACATTCCCATTTATCAATTATTCAATACATAATGTACTCGGGGCATCATATAAACCATTTGTCTTTCTGGTAGAGGCGCCCGGCGCATTTGTGTGCCTGGGGCTCATGCTCTGTGTAATGAACATGCTTGGCAGGAAGTAA
- a CDS encoding DUF3659 domain-containing protein, whose product MSKPVYIQSFRYKTIYFVIFFFILQFFSVSALYAAEKRAIGEGEKNNIFNLYDVERGKVNKEGNVYNQHGSILGFVDEEGIIYNISKIKIGKVEPDGAILNQSDTKLGSVNENGEIFNVSSRKIGQVKDINDIKLIGGAARLIFF is encoded by the coding sequence ATGTCAAAGCCAGTGTATATACAATCATTCCGGTACAAAACGATTTATTTTGTCATCTTCTTTTTTATTCTTCAGTTTTTTTCTGTTTCTGCCCTTTATGCCGCCGAAAAGAGGGCAATAGGCGAAGGCGAAAAGAATAATATCTTTAACCTCTATGACGTTGAACGTGGAAAGGTCAATAAAGAGGGTAATGTTTATAATCAGCATGGCAGCATACTGGGCTTTGTTGATGAAGAGGGGATAATCTACAACATAAGTAAAATCAAAATTGGTAAGGTGGAACCGGATGGAGCCATCCTGAATCAGTCTGATACTAAACTTGGATCTGTAAATGAAAATGGAGAAATATTTAATGTTAGCTCAAGAAAGATAGGCCAGGTTAAGGATATAAATGATATAAAGCTGATTGGCGGTGCTGCGCGCCTGATATTTTTCTAG
- a CDS encoding RnfABCDGE type electron transport complex subunit G, giving the protein MRDVIKLFLIVTIFSAVSGWALATVRNLTAERVEIQQLTYIKGPALKEILAGSTNDPITDRLKVPDGKKQIDVFTGVFDSRKNTVAFEVTGKGYGGNIGIMVAFNIETDELAGIGVTTHSETPGLGARAKTEPSFRAQFKGISINKPVKVRPEGGDIDALSGATVTSKGVCSGVNNSIEIYKRVKSEILKNIKG; this is encoded by the coding sequence ATGCGTGATGTAATAAAACTCTTTCTGATAGTGACCATTTTCAGCGCCGTATCAGGCTGGGCCCTTGCCACAGTCAGAAACCTCACGGCAGAAAGGGTAGAGATACAACAGCTTACCTATATAAAAGGCCCTGCCCTTAAAGAGATACTGGCCGGTAGCACAAACGATCCGATTACTGACAGGCTCAAGGTGCCTGATGGCAAAAAACAGATTGATGTCTTTACCGGTGTGTTTGACAGCAGAAAAAACACTGTTGCCTTTGAGGTGACAGGTAAGGGCTATGGCGGGAATATCGGTATTATGGTGGCCTTTAATATAGAAACTGACGAACTGGCAGGGATTGGGGTAACTACCCACAGTGAGACCCCTGGCCTTGGTGCGCGCGCCAAAACAGAGCCATCTTTCCGTGCACAGTTTAAGGGTATATCGATTAATAAACCTGTTAAGGTCAGGCCCGAAGGCGGGGATATAGATGCCCTGAGTGGCGCTACTGTTACATCAAAAGGTGTATGCTCCGGGGTTAACAATTCCATAGAGATATATAAAAGAGTTAAAAGCGAGATACTGAAGAATATTAAAGGGTAG
- a CDS encoding RnfABCDGE type electron transport complex subunit D: MFKQKLFVSSHAPFFHNGASVRGRSFNTILAALPAIFMGIYQYGLPAVAVIALSISSALIWELIMNLAMKRDISIGDGNAAVIGLIFAMMMPATTPWWAVITGTFIAIVIGKQIWGGIGCNPLNPALVAIAIITIAWKGLTDFDQALVDYNLGFSMIYPLGELKRFGASMVTNNEIKGLFMGMQAGGIGSTFGLGLVIGGVYLLIRGITRWEISISFLLGIYLTALIFHHADPLKYADPMFHIVTGYTLLGAFFLITEDSSSPVNFIPMILFGIMAGVMTVLIRNIGAYADGTVFAILLMNVANPLLDKIRPAALGKGGVNA, encoded by the coding sequence ATGTTTAAGCAGAAGCTGTTCGTAAGCTCTCATGCCCCTTTTTTCCATAACGGTGCAAGCGTAAGAGGAAGAAGCTTTAATACCATACTCGCGGCACTGCCCGCCATTTTTATGGGGATATATCAATATGGCCTGCCCGCTGTTGCTGTTATTGCCCTCTCAATTTCATCTGCATTGATCTGGGAACTAATAATGAACCTTGCCATGAAAAGGGATATCAGCATAGGTGATGGAAATGCAGCAGTAATCGGCCTTATCTTTGCGATGATGATGCCTGCAACAACCCCCTGGTGGGCGGTTATTACAGGCACCTTTATAGCCATTGTTATAGGTAAACAGATATGGGGCGGGATAGGCTGTAATCCACTGAACCCGGCCCTTGTGGCTATTGCGATTATTACTATTGCATGGAAGGGACTTACAGATTTTGATCAGGCCCTTGTAGATTACAATCTGGGGTTCAGCATGATTTACCCCCTTGGGGAGCTCAAACGTTTCGGGGCATCAATGGTAACCAATAACGAAATAAAAGGGCTATTTATGGGCATGCAGGCGGGAGGTATAGGCTCAACCTTTGGCCTTGGCCTTGTTATAGGCGGGGTTTACCTGCTGATACGCGGGATAACAAGATGGGAGATATCCATCTCTTTTCTACTTGGTATATACCTTACCGCCCTGATTTTTCACCATGCTGATCCTTTAAAATATGCTGACCCCATGTTTCATATTGTTACAGGGTATACGCTCCTTGGGGCATTTTTTCTCATCACCGAGGATTCATCATCACCTGTGAATTTCATCCCGATGATTTTATTTGGTATTATGGCAGGGGTGATGACTGTGCTGATCAGAAATATAGGCGCATATGCGGATGGTACTGTTTTCGCTATACTGCTTATGAATGTGGCCAACCCCCTGCTTGACAAGATCAGGCCAGCGGCGCTTGGAAAGGGGGGTGTGAATGCGTGA
- the murI gene encoding glutamate racemase encodes MDTNNVMPVGVFDSGVGGLSVLRCMRDELPSENFLYVADSGYAPYGDKQAECIEKRAFTITEFLIGEGAKAIVVACNTATAVAIAKLRSVFDTPIIGMEPGVKPAIAETQCKIVGIMATTETLKSEKFRLLVNRFCNGCTIVTQACPGLVEQVERFDLEGKKTFQLLERYVGELLDKGVDIIVLGCTHYPFLSGKIQEIAGNGVKVIDTGVAVAREVRRRLEAGRILDDRGNKGNEQFWTSGHVDNVQNIIRQLWKGDVVVKLLP; translated from the coding sequence ATGGATACGAATAATGTAATGCCTGTCGGGGTCTTTGATTCCGGTGTGGGCGGGTTGTCAGTTCTGCGATGCATGCGTGATGAATTGCCCAGTGAAAATTTCTTATACGTGGCTGATTCAGGGTATGCCCCATATGGTGACAAGCAGGCTGAATGTATAGAAAAACGTGCCTTTACGATTACTGAATTTCTGATAGGAGAGGGCGCCAAGGCCATTGTTGTGGCATGTAACACTGCAACCGCTGTTGCCATAGCAAAATTAAGGTCTGTATTTGACACCCCGATTATCGGCATGGAGCCCGGTGTAAAACCAGCTATAGCTGAAACACAGTGTAAGATAGTAGGCATCATGGCAACCACAGAGACTTTGAAGAGCGAGAAATTCAGGCTCCTTGTTAACAGGTTCTGCAATGGCTGCACCATTGTCACCCAGGCATGCCCGGGGCTTGTGGAACAGGTGGAGAGGTTTGATCTTGAGGGCAAAAAAACCTTTCAACTGCTTGAAAGATATGTTGGGGAATTACTTGATAAGGGAGTAGACATAATCGTTCTGGGTTGCACACATTACCCGTTTTTATCTGGGAAAATTCAGGAGATAGCAGGTAATGGCGTTAAGGTTATTGATACAGGAGTGGCAGTGGCAAGGGAGGTCAGGAGAAGGCTTGAGGCAGGGCGCATACTTGATGATCGGGGGAATAAAGGTAATGAGCAATTCTGGACGAGCGGGCATGTGGATAATGTGCAAAACATTATCAGGCAGCTCTGGAAAGGTGATGTAGTAGTAAAATTGCTTCCTTAA
- a CDS encoding SoxR reducing system RseC family protein → MISEQGLVERIKRGSALIKVVKSSACNHCTSKDSCSVPEKNMVIEVKNSLNAEVGDLVEVSVPEGTFIALSLMIYIFPVASLMAGAFMGNYLSTLLHTDPSLTAIITGAIFLFISFIILKLIDRRKDTRDKYIPHMTRIVSNAPERSSGDNPCSLV, encoded by the coding sequence ATGATTTCAGAACAGGGGCTGGTAGAAAGAATAAAAAGGGGCAGCGCACTCATAAAGGTGGTAAAAAGCAGCGCATGCAACCACTGTACATCAAAGGATTCATGCAGTGTCCCTGAAAAGAACATGGTCATTGAGGTAAAAAACAGCCTTAATGCAGAGGTGGGCGACCTTGTTGAGGTGAGTGTACCAGAAGGCACATTCATAGCGCTCTCTCTCATGATATATATCTTCCCTGTTGCGTCACTCATGGCAGGGGCCTTCATGGGCAACTACCTTTCAACTCTTTTGCACACAGACCCATCCTTAACCGCAATTATTACAGGCGCCATTTTTCTTTTTATCTCATTTATTATCCTGAAGTTAATTGACAGGAGAAAAGATACCAGGGATAAATATATCCCTCATATGACAAGAATCGTATCGAATGCGCCTGAACGATCTTCAGGTGATAACCCTTGCTCCCTCGTTTAA